The Oscillatoria acuminata PCC 6304 genomic interval GGGATAAGACCCTAAAATTGTGGGATTTGGCAAGCGGTTCAGAAATGGTCACCCTCACCGGGCATAGTGACCAGGTAACAGCAGTCGCCATCACCCCAGACGGCAAACAAGCGGTATCGGCATCATTGGATAAGACCCTAAAATTGTGGGATTTGGCAAAGGGAGAGGAACTGGCCATCCTCACCGGGCATAGTTCCTCGGTACAAGCAGTCGCCATCACTCCAGACGGCAAACAAGCGGTTTCCGCATCATGGGATAACACTCTGAAACTATGGGACTTGGCAAGCGGTTCAGAAATGGCCACCCTCACGGGACATCGTTCCTGGGTATATGCAGTTGCCATCACCCCAGACGGCAAACAAGCGGTTTCCTCATCCCGGGATAACACTCTGAAACTATGGGACTTGGTAAGCGGTTCAGAAGTGGCCACCCTCACGGGACATCGTTCCTGGGTATATGCAGTTGCCATCACTTCTGACAGCAAACAAGCGGTTTCCTCATCCCGGGATAAGACCCTGAAACTATGGGACTTGGCAAGCGGTTCAGAAATGGCCACCCTCATCGGGCATAGTGACTCGGTATATGCAGTTGCCATCACTCCTGGCAGCAAACAAGCGGTTTCCTCATCCCGGGATAAGACCCTGAAACTGTGGGATTTGGCAACGGGAGAGGAACTGGCCACCCTCACCGGGCATAGTGACTCGGTACAAGCAGTTGCCATCACACCTTCGGGCAAACAAGCGGTTTCCGCATCATGGGATAACACTCTGAAACTGTGGGATTTGGCAAGCGGTTCAGAAATGGCCACCCTCACCGGACATCGTGACTCGGTATATGCAGTCGCCATCACTCCTGACAGCAAACAAGCGGTATCAGCATCATTGGATAAGACACTGAAACTGTGGGATTTGGCAACGGGAAAAGAAGTGTACACCCTCACCGGACATCGTGACTCGGTATATGCAGTCGCCATCACTCCTGACGGCAAACAAGTGGTTTCTGTCTCAGAGGATAAGACCCTGAAACTGTGGGATTTAGAAACGGGAGAAATAGTCGCGAGTTTTAGTGGTGAGAGTGCATTCCTATGCTGTGCCATTGCACCCGATGGGGTGACGGTGGTGGCGGGTGAGGCGTCGGGACGGGTGCATTTTTTGCGGTTGGAGGGGTTGGAGAAAGGGGGGAGGTGAGAAACCGGGTTTCTGTTCTACACCTGGGTGCGGTGGCCAAAGTTAGGGCAGAAACCCGGTTTCTGGTTGCTGAATGGGGGTGGAATGGGTTCTGCTGCCCTAACTTAGAATAAACTCGGTTGAATAATCGTTTCATCGAGTCTTTTTTGCGCCATTTCCTGGTATTTTTTCACCAATTCGCAGCCGATAAAATTTCTTTCATGCTTGAGTGCTACCACCCCGGTTGTCCCGGATCCGGTAAATGGATCGAGGACAATATCGCCTTTTTGAGTGGAGGCGAATAGGCAGATTTCCACTAAGGGTTCTGGATAGACGGCAAAATGGGTATCCCTGAATTTCCCTAGGGGAATTTCCCAAACCGTTCTCTTGTTTCTGCCTTTCGGGTGAAACGCTTGATCCCATCGACCATCATGGAGGTTCTGATTTCCGGAGTTTTTGCCATGTTCTGGGGTGCTATTTCGTTTGCCAAAGTGATTCCTGCCGCCTTTCATTTTGGACTGTTCGGAAAAGGTGACATGAGGTTCCCGAATCGCATCGGCGTCGTAATAGTAGTCACTGGTTTTAGAAAATAGAAAGATGTATTCATGTTCGGTAGTCGGTCGATTTTTAACCGATGAAGGCAT includes:
- a CDS encoding DNA-methyltransferase, coding for MPNLPPLINTVIHGDIRTASAIIPDNCIQTIITSPPYFGHRNYTGQQDSPHEIGREQNLTDYIQNLVTCFDRLKPKLKENGLLWVNLGDTYRNKQLIGVPWRVAFALKDSGWILRSDIIWKKPNAMPSSVKNRPTTEHEYIFLFSKTSDYYYDADAIREPHVTFSEQSKMKGGRNHFGKRNSTPEHGKNSGNQNLHDGRWDQAFHPKGRNKRTVWEIPLGKFRDTHFAVYPEPLVEICLFASTQKGDIVLDPFTGSGTTGVVALKHERNFIGCELVKKYQEMAQKRLDETIIQPSLF